The sequence ATTTGGCGTGGCGATTGGTATTTTGGCCAATGCGATCCTGACTTGGCTGTTGTATTTGGCCGATGATGCTTCACTGCGCAGTTTTTTATTTTGGATGATGGGCAGCTTAGGCCATGGCCAGCCGTTATCTTGGTTGTGGTGGCTACCCGCCATCGGCACCTTATTGTGGTTAGTGCGCCAAGGTCGGCACTTAGACTTATTGGCGCTGGGTGAGCACAGGGCGCGCTTGTTAGGCTTAAATGTGCGCCGCTTGCAGCCTAAGTTGGTGTTGGCGGTGTGCTTGCTGACCGCCTTTAGCGTGGCTATGGCCGGGCCCATTGGCTTTGTGGGCTTAGTAGTGCCGCATTTATTGCGCCTCTTAGCGGGTGGCAAGCAAGACTTCTTGTTGCCGGCTTCCATGCTGGCGGGCGCGACCGTATTGACCTTGGCCGATGTATTGGCGCGCAATCTCTTGAGTGTGGGCGAGGTGCCCATAGGGGCGGTGACGGCGACCTTGGGTGCGCCGATTTTTATTTGGTTATTGGTGCGTCGTTATGCTGCTCATTGAACAATTTGCACTGTCCAATCGCGTTGGGCCCATTAGCGGAAAATTTAGCCCTGGGCGCCTAACGCTATTGATTGGCCCCAATGGCAGTGGTAAGTCGAGCTTGCTCGGCGCCATGGCCGGTTTATATCAAGGTGCGGGCGAGATAACACTGCAAGGTGAGCGCTTAAGTGACGTTAGCACTCATGAATTGGCGCGCTATCGCGCCATGTTGGCCCAAGATACGGTATTACCCCACGGCTTGCTGGGGTATGAGTTATTAGCGCTGGGTGCTGAGCCGGTCGGGGGTGTGACCGAGGCGGTGTGCCTGACACTTTCGAAATTAGCCGAGCCACTGGGCTTAAACAGCTTGTATCAACGCCAACTAAATACGTTGTCTGGCGGTGAGCAACAGCGCTTATTGATTGCCAGCACCTTGTTGCAAGTAGACCCCAGCGTGAACCCTGAGGGCAAGTTGCTGTTATTGGATGAACCGCTCGCCGGATTAGACTGGCATCATCAGCTGGCGACCTTGCGCTTATTGCGTGAGTACGCGGAACTTGGGCTAACCGTGGTGGCCTCTATTCACGACATTAATCTCGCCTGCCAATATGCGGATGATATTTGGTGTTTGCATCAAGGAATATTAGCGGCACAGGGCCCGCCCGAGGTGATCACCCCAGAGCTGATTGCACAGGTTTTTGAGGTGAAAGTGCGCTTGATAGAGCAAGAGGGCTATCGGTTGCTGTTGGCGGAATAAACTCTCCGTATAATTCTCTGTTTAACAGCAGTGGCAGCTATCCAAGACCAAGCTTTTGCAGTCTGCCGCTGTGCTATTCCATGGTGTCGTACAGTTTAGCTAGCAACAGCTCCGTATCAGACCAGCCGAGGCAGGCGTCGGTAATACTTTGGCCAAACACCGGCGCTTTACCTTTAACTACGGCTTGTTGGCCGGCTTCGATAAAACTTTCCACCATGATACCGGCTATATGACGGCTACCCGCGCGCAATTGCTGACAAATATCGTCCACCACTAACAGCTGGCGTTGATGCTGCTTTAGGCTGTTACCATGGCTTACATCCACCACCAAGCGCGCCGGCTTATCAATGTTGGTGAGCGCTTGGGCCGCGTGGGCTAAGCTTGCTGCATCATAGTTAGGCGTTTTTCCACCGCGTAAAATTACATGGCCAAAGGGGTTGCCGGCGGTTTGATAAATGGTCATTTGGCCGTTTTTATCGGGGGAATAAAAAATATGC comes from Oceanisphaera profunda and encodes:
- the btuC gene encoding vitamin B12 ABC transporter permease BtuC, with the translated sequence MLAALIKQQKRKYHLWLFALTTALLGAMLLSLQLGAVGVGIDALWRPVSALEQQVFWQLRLPRTLLAVLVGASLALCGAVLQVLLHNPLAEPGLIGISSGASLAAVLTLSLSASLGVSLPYWSLSLAAFVGALVVTMLLMALARRRLGPGALLLFGVAIGILANAILTWLLYLADDASLRSFLFWMMGSLGHGQPLSWLWWLPAIGTLLWLVRQGRHLDLLALGEHRARLLGLNVRRLQPKLVLAVCLLTAFSVAMAGPIGFVGLVVPHLLRLLAGGKQDFLLPASMLAGATVLTLADVLARNLLSVGEVPIGAVTATLGAPIFIWLLVRRYAAH
- a CDS encoding vitamin B12 ABC transporter ATP-binding protein BtuD; translated protein: MLLIEQFALSNRVGPISGKFSPGRLTLLIGPNGSGKSSLLGAMAGLYQGAGEITLQGERLSDVSTHELARYRAMLAQDTVLPHGLLGYELLALGAEPVGGVTEAVCLTLSKLAEPLGLNSLYQRQLNTLSGGEQQRLLIASTLLQVDPSVNPEGKLLLLDEPLAGLDWHHQLATLRLLREYAELGLTVVASIHDINLACQYADDIWCLHQGILAAQGPPEVITPELIAQVFEVKVRLIEQEGYRLLLAE